The following are from one region of the Girardinichthys multiradiatus isolate DD_20200921_A chromosome 9, DD_fGirMul_XY1, whole genome shotgun sequence genome:
- the fam43a gene encoding protein FAM43A: MLPWKKNKFDLIEEDKQSKQKGYAVSLNYSALTSFAKSCPESALNRVGSMFKSKRKKVKITSEDPTYTVLYLGNATTIQSKGEGCTDVAVSKIWGKSEMGKNGTKMRLTVSSQGIRMVHVDDKARRPGHLYLLHRVTYCVADPRLPKIFAWIYRHEMKHKAVMLRCHAVLVSKPEKAKAMALLLYQTSATALAEFKRLKRRDDARHQQQQLIGEQTIPLVPLRKLLNGQCYYKPPVERSRSAPKLGSITEDLVGEEEEEKATNFECEDILDSDCVNEKHELTQIINDLGEMSIGNDVQTLKADLRVTRLLSGESTGSESSIESNQELPPLSNKLGEVKVLEVA; encoded by the coding sequence ATGCTGCCGTGGAAGAAGAATAAGTTCGACCTGATTGAGGAAGACAAGCAGTCCAAGCAGAAGGGCTATGCGGTGAGTCTGAACTACTCGGCGCTCACGTCCTTCGCCAAGTCCTGCCCGGAGAGCGCACTCAACAGGGTGGGCAGCATGTTCAAGTCCAAGAGGAAAAAGGTGAAGATCACCAGCGAAGACCCCACCTACACGGTGCTGTACCTGGGGAATGCCACCACGATCCAGTCCAAAGGAGAGGGCTGCACGGACGTGGCCGTGAGCAAGATCTGGGGTAAGAGTGAGATGGGCAAGAACGGCACCAAGATGCGGCTGACCGTGAGCTCACAGGGAATAAGAATGGTGCATGTGGACGACAAGGCGAGGAGACCGGGACACCTGTACCTGCTGCACCGGGTGACTTACTGCGTGGCGGACCCCCGGCTCCCCAAGATCTTCGCGTGGATTTACAGGCACGAGATGAAGCACAAAGCCGTGATGCTGCGCTGCCACGCCGTGCTGGTGTCCAAGCCGGAAAAGGCGAAAGCCATGGCGCTGCTGCTGTACCAGACCTCGGCCACGGCCCTGGCCGAGTTCAAGAGACTGAAGCGCAGAGACGATGCCaggcaccagcagcagcagctcatcgGGGAGCAGACCATCCCGCTGGTCCCGCTGAGGAAGCTGCTCAACGGACAGTGTTACTACAAACCCCCTGTGGAGCGCAGCCGGAGCGCCCCGAAGCTGGGCTCCATCACCGAGGACCTggtgggggaggaggaggaggagaaagcgaCGAACTTCGAGTGTGAGGACATTTTAGACTCGGACTGTGTTAACGAAAAACACGAGTTAACTCAGATCATTAATGACTTGGGAGAGATGAGCATAGGAAACGACGTGCAGACTCTGAAGGCTGACCTCAGGGTCACCAGACTCCTCTCTGGAGAGAGCACAGGGAGTGAGTCCTCTATAGAAAGCAACCAAGAGCTTCCCCCACTCAGCAACAAGCTGGGGGAGGTCAAGGTACTGGAAGTAGCCTGA